The Maribacter aquivivus genome has a segment encoding these proteins:
- a CDS encoding dienelactone hydrolase family protein: protein MKPLKKEDIKQEVFDLYDAYAHNKLERRDFVQKLSVYAVGGLTVPSLMSFLMPDYKNTFLVAKDNPDLDSGFITYESSKGGGEIKALLSKPKSTKGKLPGIVVVHENRGLNPYVEDTARRAALAGFITIAPDALSPLGGYPGNDDEGRAMQKTRDRDEMLEDFIAAFEYLKKHESCSGKVGVVGFCFGGWISNMMAVKVPDLAAAVPFYGGQPTEGIEDINAPLMLQYAGLDERVNAGWPAYEKALNELGKENVAYFYPEVNHGFHNTSTPRYDEPAAELAWSRTIGFFNEKLV from the coding sequence ATGAAACCACTAAAGAAAGAAGATATCAAGCAAGAGGTATTTGACCTATATGATGCTTATGCCCATAATAAATTAGAACGTAGAGACTTTGTTCAGAAACTATCGGTATATGCCGTTGGTGGTCTCACAGTGCCTTCTTTAATGAGTTTTTTAATGCCTGATTATAAAAATACTTTTTTAGTGGCTAAAGACAATCCAGATTTAGATTCGGGTTTTATTACTTATGAATCTTCTAAAGGTGGCGGCGAAATAAAGGCATTACTTTCCAAGCCAAAATCTACAAAAGGTAAATTACCAGGCATTGTTGTGGTTCATGAAAATAGAGGCTTGAATCCGTATGTAGAAGATACAGCTAGAAGGGCAGCTTTGGCAGGTTTTATAACTATTGCACCAGATGCTTTGAGTCCGTTAGGTGGTTACCCAGGTAATGACGATGAAGGTCGTGCAATGCAGAAAACGCGAGATAGAGATGAAATGTTAGAAGATTTTATAGCAGCATTTGAATATTTAAAAAAACATGAAAGTTGTAGCGGTAAAGTAGGGGTTGTAGGTTTTTGTTTTGGAGGATGGATATCTAACATGATGGCAGTGAAAGTACCAGATTTGGCAGCTGCTGTTCCTTTTTATGGTGGTCAGCCAACAGAGGGCATAGAAGATATTAATGCACCTTTAATGTTGCAGTATGCGGGTTTAGACGAACGTGTAAACGCCGGATGGCCAGCTTATGAAAAGGCGTTGAATGAATTAGGTAAAGAGAATGTTGCCTATTTCTACCCAGAGGTAAACCATGGCTTTCATAATACATCTACACCAAGATATGATGAGCCTGCAGCGGAACTGGCTTGGTCACGTACTATTGGGTTTTTCAATGAGAAACTGGTGTAA
- a CDS encoding lmo0937 family membrane protein has product MRSLLWLVAVICIIIWLLGMLGIVPGLATGSLVHILLVIAVIVILYNIISGKKVL; this is encoded by the coding sequence ATGAGAAGTCTATTATGGTTAGTCGCAGTTATTTGTATAATTATATGGTTATTGGGAATGTTAGGTATTGTTCCTGGTCTTGCAACCGGTAGTTTAGTACACATTCTATTGGTGATTGCAGTTATTGTTATTCTTTACAATATCATATCAGGTAAGAAAGTCTTGTAA
- a CDS encoding creatininase family protein: MIRPYVLAETNWEHLKDEQIELAVLPWGATEAHNYHLPYGTDNYQAQSMVESAAKIAWDKGKKVIVLPTIPYGVNTGQSDIYLDMNLNPSTQLAILKDLVTVLNRQGIKKLLLFNGHGGNNFKPIVRELGLLFPDMFISFCFFPPMLDKSKYFQEEGDHADEMETSLMLYLRPDLVQPKEKWGSGSAKSFKIEAFNEGWAWAERQWSKVSSDTGIGNPEFATAEKGERFFNDVCQKLNDLFCSLCDADLKDLYH, from the coding sequence ATGATTAGACCTTATGTACTTGCCGAAACCAACTGGGAGCATTTAAAAGATGAGCAAATAGAATTGGCAGTTCTGCCGTGGGGTGCTACAGAGGCGCATAATTATCATTTACCATATGGTACAGATAATTATCAGGCGCAAAGTATGGTTGAATCAGCTGCTAAAATCGCATGGGACAAAGGTAAGAAGGTGATAGTTTTGCCAACAATTCCTTATGGTGTAAACACAGGTCAGAGTGATATTTATTTAGATATGAATCTAAATCCGTCAACGCAATTGGCTATTCTTAAAGATTTGGTAACGGTGTTAAATAGACAAGGCATTAAAAAACTGTTGCTTTTTAATGGTCATGGGGGTAATAATTTTAAACCTATTGTTAGAGAGTTAGGCTTGTTGTTTCCTGATATGTTTATAAGCTTTTGCTTTTTTCCGCCAATGCTAGATAAATCTAAATATTTTCAAGAAGAAGGTGATCATGCAGATGAAATGGAAACAAGCTTGATGCTTTATTTAAGACCCGATTTGGTTCAGCCAAAAGAGAAGTGGGGTAGTGGTAGTGCTAAGTCATTTAAAATTGAAGCATTTAATGAAGGTTGGGCTTGGGCAGAAAGACAATGGTCTAAAGTAAGTAGTGATACAGGTATTGGTAATCCGGAGTTTGCTACTGCAGAAAAAGGAGAACGTTTTTTTAATGACGTTTGCCAAAAACTAAATGATTTGTTTTGTTCCCTTTGCGACGCCGACTTAAAAGATTTATATCATTAA
- a CDS encoding acyl-CoA-binding protein: MKMKKLRIEFEETVALVNNFTEPVPADILLKLYAYYKIANANFDNPGSKTPLINAFKANALFQAKNMSKKKAMQSYIDLVAKELK; the protein is encoded by the coding sequence ATGAAAATGAAGAAATTACGTATTGAATTTGAGGAAACCGTTGCTTTGGTCAATAACTTTACCGAACCGGTCCCAGCAGATATACTTTTGAAATTGTATGCTTATTACAAAATAGCCAATGCAAATTTTGACAATCCCGGTAGTAAAACTCCGTTGATTAATGCTTTCAAAGCAAATGCATTGTTTCAAGCAAAGAACATGAGCAAGAAAAAAGCGATGCAATCTTATATTGATTTAGTCGCCAAAGAACTAAAATGA
- a CDS encoding phosphatidylserine decarboxylase family protein, with protein MFHKEGQKIILFSFCLVGISVLLAHFFIDIPWLKLTIQLLGLILLIIILQFFRNPKRVTAKDFNEILSPVDGKVVVIEEVFEKEFFKEKRRQVSIFMSPVNVHVTRYPASGSIIFSKYHPGKFLVAWHPKSSEENERTTVVIKTPKFGEILYRQIAGALARRIVNYAEKGESVQQGDDAGFIKFGSRVDLFLPLDCQINVKLNQKVKGAETCIATFVDPNENEEITY; from the coding sequence ATGTTTCATAAAGAGGGACAAAAAATAATATTGTTTTCTTTTTGTTTAGTAGGAATCAGCGTACTCTTAGCTCATTTCTTCATTGATATACCTTGGTTAAAACTGACCATTCAATTACTGGGTTTAATACTATTGATAATCATACTTCAGTTTTTTAGAAACCCTAAAAGAGTGACTGCAAAAGATTTCAACGAAATTCTGTCTCCTGTAGATGGCAAGGTCGTTGTTATTGAAGAAGTTTTTGAAAAAGAATTTTTTAAAGAAAAGAGAAGACAAGTTTCTATTTTTATGTCTCCTGTAAATGTTCACGTAACAAGATACCCTGCTAGTGGTAGCATTATTTTTTCTAAATATCACCCTGGTAAATTCCTAGTTGCATGGCACCCTAAATCAAGTGAAGAGAACGAAAGAACTACTGTAGTTATAAAGACTCCAAAATTTGGCGAAATTTTATATCGACAAATAGCAGGCGCATTAGCTAGACGTATTGTTAATTACGCAGAAAAAGGGGAAAGTGTACAACAAGGTGATGACGCAGGGTTTATAAAATTTGGTTCTAGAGTTGATTTATTTTTACCCTTAGATTGCCAGATTAATGTAAAGCTAAACCAGAAGGTTAAAGGTGCAGAGACTTGTATAGCTACTTTTGTTGACCCAAATGAAAATGAAGAAATTACGTATTGA
- a CDS encoding phosphatidate cytidylyltransferase translates to MKEILRRSLTGAVYIILLLSAVFLSSDAFDFLFMTFGLACLYEYKKLVHLKGYHIFAAYLALWWAFIYLVKDQQIINILMVITIVVDIYLLINLFTKKPIKFNTPMKFIVGLFYIGGGCIFLTMIPYKNDAFAKLLIMGIFILIWVNDSFAYLVGKSIGRTKLFPSVSPKKTIEGTLGGFIFALIAAYLMATFEALISPIQWMILATVIVVAGSLGDLIESKLKRAAGVKDSGAILPGHGGMLDRLDSLVFAAPFAYLTLNIFSYVS, encoded by the coding sequence ATGAAAGAAATTTTAAGAAGGTCACTAACGGGGGCTGTCTACATTATATTATTATTGTCAGCAGTCTTTTTAAGTTCTGATGCTTTCGATTTTTTATTCATGACTTTTGGTTTGGCTTGTTTATACGAGTATAAAAAATTGGTACACTTAAAAGGCTATCACATTTTTGCTGCGTATTTGGCGCTATGGTGGGCTTTTATTTATTTGGTAAAAGACCAACAAATTATCAATATTTTAATGGTGATTACCATAGTAGTTGATATATACCTTCTGATTAACCTTTTCACTAAAAAACCAATAAAATTCAATACGCCAATGAAGTTTATAGTTGGTCTATTTTATATCGGAGGAGGATGCATCTTTCTAACAATGATACCTTATAAGAACGACGCATTTGCCAAATTGTTAATCATGGGTATCTTTATTCTAATATGGGTAAATGATTCATTTGCTTACTTAGTAGGTAAGAGCATAGGTAGAACAAAATTATTTCCTTCAGTTTCTCCTAAGAAAACCATTGAAGGTACCTTAGGAGGCTTTATATTTGCACTAATAGCCGCATATTTAATGGCCACCTTTGAAGCTTTAATTAGCCCAATTCAATGGATGATACTTGCAACTGTTATTGTTGTTGCCGGTAGCTTGGGCGATTTAATAGAGTCGAAATTAAAAAGAGCAGCTGGTGTTAAAGACAGTGGCGCTATATTACCAGGCCATGGTGGCATGTTAGATCGCTTAGATAGTTTAGTCTTTGCAGCTCCATTTGCATATTTAACCTTAAATATATTTAGTTATGTTTCATAA
- a CDS encoding LUD domain-containing protein, with protein sequence MGFLDILFGGGKKKVSKETAETRGDHMPDLNIPVDEKFTIHFKQNGGKFIYCDSDVEVSRAIQNIVTENNWESEPFFVLNERLAQKFSKEPITFTDKSRDSEVFFTTCEHLIAQNGSILVCSNQLHEKKVNELPSNVVVFATTSQLVESIGEGLKTIKKKYGQKIPANITTLKHFKATAENSDDFLTYGSSTKNLYLLLLEDL encoded by the coding sequence ATGGGGTTTTTAGATATTTTATTTGGTGGTGGTAAGAAGAAAGTTTCGAAAGAAACTGCGGAAACGCGTGGCGACCACATGCCAGATTTAAATATTCCTGTTGATGAAAAATTTACTATCCATTTTAAGCAAAATGGCGGTAAGTTTATATATTGCGATTCTGATGTAGAAGTTTCAAGAGCGATTCAAAATATTGTTACAGAAAATAATTGGGAGAGTGAGCCTTTCTTTGTTCTCAATGAAAGGCTAGCCCAAAAATTTTCAAAAGAGCCTATCACTTTTACAGATAAATCTCGTGATAGTGAAGTTTTTTTTACCACTTGCGAGCATCTTATTGCTCAAAATGGAAGTATTCTTGTATGCTCTAATCAACTACATGAGAAAAAAGTAAATGAGCTACCTAGTAATGTTGTAGTTTTCGCTACAACCAGTCAACTGGTAGAATCTATAGGAGAAGGTCTAAAGACCATTAAGAAAAAATATGGTCAAAAAATACCGGCCAATATCACTACATTAAAACATTTTAAAGCTACCGCAGAAAATTCAGATGATTTTCTAACATATGGTAGTAGTACTAAAAATCTTTATCTTTTACTTCTGGAAGATTTATAG
- the ftsH gene encoding ATP-dependent zinc metalloprotease FtsH, whose product MAKENKTNPKKPKFSSWWIYGLVAVLLIGFQLFNSDDLASTNKTTTSELQQYLRNGDVKKILIITNTNQAKVFLKDEAIAKDVHKDLNEKSFLPSSGNLPQYTLDYGDLQIFQNEITEIKKENNLDTIIEFGKESTAILDFLLSLLPFVLIIGIWIYLMRRMSGGGGGGAGGQIFNIGKSKAKLFDEKTDTRTSFKDVAGLEGAKEEVEEIVDFLRNPDKYTSLGGKIPKGALLVGPPGTGKTLLAKAVAGEAKVPFFSLSGSDFVEMFVGVGASRVRDLFKQAKDKSPAIIFIDEIDAIGRARGKNNFTGSNDERENTLNQLLTEMDGFGTNTNVIVLAATNRADVLDKALMRAGRFDRQIYVDLPDIRERKEIFEVHLRPIKTSETLDTEFLARQTPGFSGADIANVCNEAALIAARKEKKAVSKQDFLDAVDRIVGGLEKKNKIITPGEKETIAYHEAGHATTSWMLEHAAPLVKVTIVPRGQSLGAAWYLPEERLIVRPEQMLDEMCATMGGRAAEKVIFNKISTGALSDLEKVTKQARAMVTIYGLNDEIGNITYYDSAGQDSYGFSKPYSEDTARKIDAEISKIIEEQYQRAIKVLTDNKDKLTTLAERLLEKEVIFKEDLEKIFGVRNFEKDILALENKKNLEKLKDSDSGTDSKTEEEEITENK is encoded by the coding sequence ATGGCAAAAGAAAACAAAACAAATCCGAAAAAACCAAAATTTAGCTCTTGGTGGATTTATGGATTAGTAGCAGTCTTACTAATTGGATTTCAATTATTCAATAGTGATGATTTAGCTAGTACCAATAAAACGACTACTTCAGAATTACAACAGTACTTAAGAAATGGTGATGTAAAGAAGATTCTAATTATTACGAATACAAATCAAGCAAAGGTCTTTTTAAAAGATGAAGCTATTGCTAAAGATGTACATAAAGATCTAAATGAAAAATCATTTCTTCCATCTTCAGGCAATTTACCACAGTATACTTTAGACTATGGTGATCTTCAAATATTTCAAAATGAAATAACTGAAATCAAAAAAGAAAATAATTTAGATACTATTATTGAATTTGGTAAAGAATCTACAGCCATTTTAGATTTCTTGCTATCCTTATTACCTTTTGTACTAATCATTGGTATATGGATATATTTAATGCGTAGAATGTCTGGCGGCGGCGGCGGCGGCGCTGGCGGTCAAATATTTAATATAGGTAAATCTAAAGCCAAATTATTTGATGAAAAAACAGATACTAGAACATCTTTTAAAGATGTTGCTGGTTTAGAAGGTGCAAAAGAAGAGGTTGAAGAGATTGTAGATTTCTTAAGAAACCCAGACAAATACACCTCATTAGGTGGTAAAATTCCTAAAGGTGCCTTATTAGTAGGCCCTCCAGGAACAGGTAAAACCCTTTTAGCAAAAGCCGTTGCAGGTGAAGCTAAAGTGCCTTTCTTTTCTCTTTCAGGTTCAGATTTCGTTGAAATGTTCGTAGGTGTTGGTGCTTCTAGAGTACGTGACCTTTTCAAACAAGCAAAAGACAAATCGCCAGCAATTATCTTCATTGATGAGATTGATGCTATTGGTAGAGCTAGAGGTAAAAATAATTTTACCGGTTCTAACGATGAGCGTGAAAATACATTGAACCAATTATTAACTGAGATGGATGGTTTTGGTACCAACACAAACGTTATTGTATTGGCAGCAACCAACCGTGCAGATGTATTGGATAAAGCATTAATGCGTGCAGGTAGATTTGATAGACAAATTTATGTTGATCTTCCAGACATTCGTGAACGTAAAGAAATATTTGAAGTTCACCTTAGACCTATTAAAACATCAGAAACTTTAGATACTGAATTTTTAGCAAGACAAACTCCTGGTTTCTCTGGTGCAGATATAGCCAATGTTTGTAATGAAGCTGCATTAATTGCCGCTAGAAAAGAGAAGAAGGCTGTTTCTAAACAAGATTTCTTAGATGCTGTAGATAGAATAGTTGGCGGCCTTGAAAAGAAAAATAAGATAATTACACCTGGTGAGAAAGAAACTATTGCTTACCATGAAGCAGGTCATGCAACTACTAGTTGGATGCTTGAACATGCTGCTCCTTTAGTGAAGGTGACCATAGTACCAAGAGGACAGTCTTTAGGTGCTGCATGGTATTTACCAGAAGAGCGTTTAATAGTTAGACCAGAACAAATGTTGGACGAAATGTGTGCAACAATGGGTGGTAGAGCTGCAGAGAAAGTTATTTTCAATAAAATATCTACTGGTGCATTAAGTGATTTAGAAAAAGTTACTAAACAAGCTAGAGCTATGGTAACTATTTATGGTCTTAATGATGAAATAGGAAATATCACTTATTATGATTCTGCTGGGCAAGATTCTTATGGTTTTTCAAAACCTTACAGTGAAGATACCGCTAGAAAAATTGATGCTGAAATATCTAAAATAATAGAAGAGCAGTACCAAAGAGCTATTAAAGTACTTACAGACAATAAGGACAAATTAACGACCTTGGCCGAACGATTATTAGAGAAAGAAGTTATCTTTAAAGAAGATTTAGAAAAAATATTTGGTGTAAGAAATTTTGAAAAAGATATCCTAGCCTTAGAAAATAAAAAAAATCTTGAAAAGTTAAAAGATTCAGACTCTGGTACAGATTCTAAAACGGAAGAGGAAGAAATTACAGAGAATAAATAA
- the rsfS gene encoding ribosome silencing factor, producing MQESKTSQDELIALIIQGIDEVKGHNINLLDLREIENTVCDYFIVCNGTSNTHVNAIVGSIQKTVSKAIQDKPWHVEGEDNAEWVLMDYVNVVVHVFQKQVREFYDIEGLWGDAKFTTIESSVN from the coding sequence ATGCAGGAAAGTAAAACTAGCCAAGATGAGTTAATTGCATTAATAATTCAGGGAATTGACGAAGTAAAAGGTCATAACATTAACCTATTAGATTTAAGAGAAATTGAGAATACCGTTTGCGATTACTTCATAGTTTGTAACGGTACTTCAAATACGCATGTAAATGCTATTGTAGGTTCTATCCAAAAAACAGTAAGTAAAGCGATTCAAGATAAACCTTGGCACGTAGAAGGCGAAGACAATGCCGAGTGGGTATTAATGGACTATGTTAATGTCGTAGTTCATGTATTCCAAAAGCAAGTACGAGAATTCTATGATATAGAAGGTTTATGGGGAGATGCAAAATTCACAACCATAGAAAGTAGCGTAAACTAA
- a CDS encoding biotin--[acetyl-CoA-carboxylase] ligase: protein MQIIKLDATQSTNTYLKELSFEKELEDFTIITTKDQTSGRGQMNAKWESEPGKNLAFSVLKNNIGVPIKEVFLVSVCVSLAIIDGLKRLGIPDLSIKWPNDILSGNNKIGGILIENILSGSKIKRSIVGFGLNVNQEVFEKAPNASSLKNIVGTVFDLDSVFYSLIEQLHSYLNKPIQSLENELYAQYHSQLFKIGERSTFRNQNDTLFTGTIEKVSISGKLIVKHENGDYEEYGLKEIQLLY, encoded by the coding sequence ATGCAAATAATCAAACTTGATGCCACGCAATCTACAAACACCTATTTAAAGGAGTTGTCATTTGAAAAAGAATTGGAAGATTTTACTATAATTACAACTAAAGATCAAACTTCTGGTAGGGGTCAAATGAATGCAAAATGGGAGTCTGAGCCAGGTAAAAACCTAGCGTTCAGTGTATTGAAAAATAATATAGGTGTGCCTATTAAAGAGGTTTTTTTGGTAAGTGTTTGTGTGTCTCTAGCGATAATAGATGGTTTAAAACGTTTAGGAATACCTGATTTGAGTATAAAATGGCCTAACGACATTCTGTCAGGTAATAATAAAATAGGAGGCATTCTTATCGAAAATATTTTATCTGGCTCTAAAATAAAACGAAGTATAGTTGGTTTTGGCTTAAATGTGAATCAAGAAGTGTTTGAAAAAGCTCCGAATGCGTCTTCATTAAAAAATATTGTGGGTACTGTATTTGATCTTGATTCGGTATTTTATTCTTTAATAGAACAATTGCATAGCTATTTAAATAAGCCAATACAATCTTTAGAGAATGAATTGTACGCTCAATATCATTCTCAATTATTTAAAATAGGGGAGAGAAGTACTTTTAGGAACCAGAATGATACACTATTTACAGGAACAATAGAAAAAGTCTCTATCAGTGGTAAGCTTATAGTGAAACATGAAAATGGTGATTATGAGGAGTATGGGTTAAAAGAAATACAGCTTTTGTATTAA
- a CDS encoding orotate phosphoribosyltransferase, giving the protein MLIETPKTQVSKSTEDTFNFLNDLPNFRQLMPENIDKFEVLNENRFLFALKGMPEIVLEKKEQTPFSQIVLGAASEKLPFTLTADIIEIESGKSEVVLSFKGEFNAMMAMMIKKPITNFINTLSTNLGAV; this is encoded by the coding sequence ATGTTAATAGAAACACCAAAGACACAAGTATCTAAAAGTACAGAAGATACTTTCAACTTTTTGAATGACCTGCCTAATTTTAGACAGTTAATGCCAGAGAATATTGACAAATTTGAAGTTTTGAACGAGAATAGATTTCTTTTTGCTTTAAAAGGAATGCCAGAAATTGTTTTGGAGAAAAAAGAACAGACACCTTTTAGCCAAATTGTTTTAGGTGCTGCTAGTGAAAAACTACCTTTCACCTTAACTGCAGATATTATAGAAATAGAAAGCGGCAAAAGTGAGGTTGTTTTAAGTTTTAAAGGTGAATTCAATGCTATGATGGCGATGATGATAAAAAAACCTATCACTAATTTTATAAATACGTTATCAACCAATTTGGGTGCTGTTTAA
- the pyrE gene encoding orotate phosphoribosyltransferase, translating into MVLDKNTAKKTAELLLQINAIKLKPENPFTWASGWKSPIYCDNRILLSYPIIRNYIRDEMAKQVEQLYGKPDCIVGVATGAIGIGALVADKLNLPFVYVRPEPKSHGRQNQIEGHLEAHQTVVVIEDLISTGKSSLNAVDALRAIDAKVKGMLAVFTYGFETAANNFKEKNTELHTLSSYEYLIEQASDTGYVKEEQLITLMEWRKDPSKWTNK; encoded by the coding sequence ATGGTTTTAGACAAAAACACTGCAAAAAAAACAGCAGAGCTTCTCTTGCAAATTAATGCAATAAAATTGAAACCCGAAAATCCTTTTACATGGGCTTCGGGTTGGAAATCTCCAATATATTGCGACAATAGAATTTTACTCTCTTATCCTATCATCAGAAACTACATTCGTGATGAAATGGCAAAGCAAGTAGAACAACTTTATGGCAAGCCGGATTGTATCGTTGGGGTTGCTACAGGAGCAATAGGAATAGGAGCTCTAGTAGCCGATAAACTTAATTTACCTTTCGTTTATGTAAGGCCTGAACCTAAATCTCATGGTCGTCAAAACCAGATAGAGGGTCATTTAGAAGCACACCAAACAGTTGTGGTTATAGAAGATTTGATTAGTACTGGTAAAAGTAGTTTAAACGCTGTAGATGCTTTAAGAGCTATTGATGCGAAAGTAAAAGGTATGTTAGCCGTTTTTACTTACGGTTTTGAAACCGCCGCAAACAACTTTAAAGAAAAAAATACAGAGCTGCACACTTTAAGTAGCTACGAATATCTTATTGAACAAGCATCTGATACAGGTTACGTTAAAGAAGAGCAGTTAATTACATTAATGGAATGGAGGAAAGACCCTTCAAAATGGACAAATAAATAG
- a CDS encoding NUDIX hydrolase, whose protein sequence is MYKVFVNELPLILTNKLSETRNGEYFSLNQESIEDAISSLRKGKLKEAFIYHPNHDEILKKFTKEIPLVIAGGGVVKNKKGKVLFIYRNDKWDLPKGKLDKGESIEECAIREVEEETGVRNLVIDNYIRTTYHIFKRNGVNKLKQVYWYAMSTDFEGKLKPEKKEGIFKVKWKGPAKIQKALENSYVNIKILFGED, encoded by the coding sequence ATGTATAAAGTTTTTGTTAATGAATTGCCTTTGATTTTGACAAATAAACTCTCTGAAACCAGAAATGGGGAGTATTTTTCGTTAAATCAAGAATCTATTGAAGATGCAATAAGTTCATTGAGGAAAGGGAAGTTGAAAGAAGCGTTCATTTATCACCCTAACCACGATGAAATTTTAAAGAAGTTTACTAAAGAAATTCCTTTAGTCATTGCTGGTGGTGGCGTGGTTAAAAATAAGAAAGGAAAAGTACTTTTTATCTATAGAAACGATAAATGGGATTTGCCAAAAGGTAAGTTAGATAAGGGTGAGTCAATAGAAGAATGTGCCATTCGGGAAGTTGAGGAAGAAACTGGCGTAAGAAATCTTGTTATTGATAATTATATACGTACCACATATCACATTTTTAAACGTAACGGAGTCAATAAACTGAAGCAAGTATATTGGTATGCAATGAGCACCGATTTTGAAGGTAAATTAAAGCCTGAAAAAAAGGAAGGTATATTTAAGGTCAAATGGAAAGGACCAGCTAAAATCCAAAAAGCTCTTGAAAATTCTTACGTTAATATTAAAATTTTGTTTGGAGAAGATTAG